In one window of Porites lutea chromosome 8, jaPorLute2.1, whole genome shotgun sequence DNA:
- the LOC140946954 gene encoding glycogenin-1-like, with translation MTNETEPRQRECQKLIICTLSFSPIIIMAICFAVWRPILVPFPLKVVKMLALHISADNQRLLDNGLLLLETEWKLYEMEKQFGQQRCNKNEDRSRKNVSWLTVMVSDDFVVPALVLGDSIQTLSCHKTMIALISENVSKDTQKALQSVGWETRLVEEMDCDWMDAKVGGDRNSGLFGIPPRKRIKGTHTRFHAWTYTDFTKIIYVDADYILMTNIDELFQITEHFAAVPCARPGVVDLCFNAGLLVLKPDLKTYQEIMKLWRETTEKDTCPNDQVLLNDFYTPGGWKAIPYAYNIRRFVFRPLKSFHYACCRPEKPWIAECRPSRREARAFAGPIITVDDMALVFWKNSYEVLQKYELEDWWRSTSFFRPTQEFPIVSNYTCQA, from the coding sequence ATGACCAATGAAACAGAGCCAAGACAACGTGAATGTCAAAAGCTGATTATTTGTACGCTGTCTTTCTCTCCGATTATAATTATGGCCATTTGCTTTGCCGTTTGGAGACCCATTTTAGTACCGTTTCCTCTCAAAGTTGTGAAGATGCTTGCTCTACATATTAGTGCTGATAATCAGAGGCTTTTGGACAACGGCCTGCTGCTTTTAGAAACGGAATGGAAATTGTACGAAATGGAGAAACAATTTGGTCAACAGCGGTGTAACAAAAATGAAGACAGGTCAAGAAAGAATGTTTCGTGGCTAACTGTTATGGTCAGTGATGATTTTGTCGTTCCCGCTTTGGTTCTTGGTGACTCAATTCAGACACTTTCTTGTCACAAGACTATGATTGCGCTTATATCAGAAAATGTGAGTAAAGATACACAAAAGGCGCTTCAGAGCGTCGGATGGGAAACTCGTTTGGTCGAAGAAATGGATTGTGACTGGATGGATGCTAAAGTTGGTGGAGATCGAAATAGCGGACTTTTTGGAATACCTCCAAGAAAAAGAATTAAGGGAACACACACAAGATTTCACGCGTGGACCTACAcagattttactaaaattatTTACGTTGATGCCGATTACATATTGATGACCAATATTGATGAActttttcaaatcacagaaCATTTTGCCGCCGTCCCTTGCGCCAGACCTGGTGTTGTGGACCTTTGTTTCAATGCAGGCCTTCTGGTGCTCAAGCCAGATTTGAAAACGTACCAGGAAATCATGAAACTGTGGCgggaaacaacagaaaaagacaCCTGCCCAAATGATCAGGTTTTGCTCAATGATTTTTATACACCGGGTGGCTGGAAAGCAATTCCCTACGCTTATAATATTAGGCGATTCGTCTTTAGGCCTTTGAAGTCATTCCACTACGCCTGCTGCCGCCCTGAAAAGCCATGGATCGCAGAATGTCGACCAAGTAGAAGAGAAGCCAGGGCGTTTGCAGGTCCAATCATAACTGTCGATGATATGGCGTTAGTATTCTGGAAGAACTCGTATGAGGTTCTACAAAAGTACGAGTTAGAGGATTGGTGGAGATCTACTTCGTTCTTTAGGCCAACACAGGAATTCCCAATTGTTTCAAATTATACTTGCCAGGCTTAA
- the LOC140946674 gene encoding glycogenin-1-like, with protein sequence MLALHISADNQRLLDNDLLLLETEWKLYEMEKQFGQQRCNKNEDRSRKDVTWLTVMVSDDFIVPALVLGHSIQTFSCYKTMIALISENVSKDTQKALQSVGWETRLVEEMDCNWMDAKVGGDRNSGLFGRPLGHRIKGTHTRFHAWNYTEFTKVIYVDADYILMTNIDELFQITEHFAAVPCSRPGVLDLCFNAGLLVIKPDLKTYQKIMKLWRETTEKDTCPNDQVLLNDFYTPGGWKAIPYAYNIRRFVFRPLKSFHYACCRPEKPWIAECRPSRKEARSFAGPIITVDDMALVFWKNFYEVLQKYELEDWWRSTSFFRPTQEFPVVSNFTCRIV encoded by the coding sequence ATGCTTGCTCTCCATATTAGTGCTGATAATCAGAGGCTTTTGGACAACGACCTGCTGCTTTTAGAAACGGAATGGAAATTGTATGAAATGGAGAAACAATTTGGTCAACAGCGGTGTAACAAAAATGAAGACAGGTCAAGAAAGGATGTCACGTGGCTAACTGTTATGGTCAGTGATGACTTTATCGTTCCCGCTTTGGTTCTTGGTCACTCAATTCAGACATTTTCTTGTTATAAGACTATGATTGCGCTTATATCAGAAAATGTGAGTAAGGATACACAAAAGGCGCTTCAGAGCGTCGGATGGGAAACTCGTTTGGTCGAAGAAATGGATTGCAATTGGATGGATGCTAAAGTTGGTGGAGATCGAAATAGCGGACTTTTTGGAAGACCTCTGGGACACAGAATTAAGGGAACACACACAAGATTTCACGCGTGGAACTACACAGAGTTTACTAAAGTTATTTACGTTGACGCCGATTACATATTGATGACCAATATTGATGAActttttcaaatcacagaaCATTTTGCCGCCGTCCCTTGCTCCAGACCTGGTGTTTTGGACCTTTGTTTCAATGCAGGCCTTCTGGTGATCAAGCCAGATTTGAAAACGTACCAGAAAATCATGAAACTCTGGCgggaaacaacagaaaaagacaCCTGCCCAAATGATCAGGTCTTGCTCAATGATTTTTATACACCCGGTGGCTGGAAAGCAATTCCCTACGCTTATAATATTAGGCGATTCGTCTTTAGGCCTTTGAAGTCATTCCACTACGCCTGCTGCCGCCCTGAAAAGCCATGGATCGCAGAATGTCGACCTAGTAGAAAAGAAGCCAGGTCGTTTGCCGGTCCAATCATAACTGTCGATGATATGGCGTTAGTTTTCTGGAAGAACTTCTATGAAGTTCTACAGAAGTATGAGTTAGAGGATTGGTGGAGATCTACATCGTTTTTCAGGCCAACGCAAGAGTTTCcagttgtttcaaattttacttgCCGGATCGTTTAA
- the LOC140946478 gene encoding ribitol 5-phosphate transferase FKRP-like, translating to MFRQRCRVLKVLLIVVFVATVFLHFIFLPTVNGGYNDECFLPEGKRHILRSMVQNISMAFDKFGVQYWLDYGTLLGAYRLGDILPRDHDADISFLLSSDTSKAFQELAKSGIAAAGIKARFKNVVVDFVPWRAEYTKTRGIGKVVLHKAYPVEVLEKDNIVTRYHHKLQSFPQSWVVPPKRVNFHGVSVSVPNSPARLLAHRYPYTFGAFGVQFPYKWKCWVPCSLRKENTC from the exons ATGTTCCGGCAAAGATGCAGGGTTTTGAAAGTTTTGCTGATTGTTGTGTTCGTTGCAACCGTGTTTCTCCACTTTATCTTTTTGCCAACTGTTAATGGTGGATACAATGACGAATGCTTTctacctgaggggaaacgacaCATTTTAAGGTCTATGGTGCAAAACATTTCGATGGCATTTGATAAGTTTGGTGTTCAATACTGGCTGGATTATG ggaCACTTCTTGGCGCTTATCGCCTGGGAGACATTCTTCCTCGCGATCACGACGCAgatatttcatttcttcttaGTTCAGATACATCAAAGGCGTTTCAGGAATTAGCCAAGTCTGGTATCGCAGCGGCAGGAATAAAAGCGAGGTTTAAAAACGTGGTTGTGGATTTCGTGCCTTGGAGAGCTGAATACACAAAGACACGAGGTATAGGGAAAGTTGTACTGCACAAAGCATATCCGGTTGAGGTGCTGGAGAAAGATAATATTGTGACGAGATATCATCATAAACTGCAATCTTTCCCACAGTCATGGGTTGTGCCACCCAAGCGAGTGAACTTCCACGGTGTCAGTGTGTCAGTTCCTAATTCGCCCGCTCGCTTATTAGCACATAGATATCCTTACACCTTTGGTGCGTTTGGAGTGCAGTTTCCTTATAAGTGGAAATGTTGGGTACCCTGTTCgctaagaaaggaaaatacatgTTGA
- the LOC140946772 gene encoding glycogenin-1-like, which produces MSVESNMSNETELTTQESRSRKTICILLCTPFIMFTVCIAAWRPILIPYSYKFVKIVSLHIINDKERVLANELLLARKEWRSYQLERQFGKQWCNKNKFGSRKDVAWLTVMVNDDFVVPALVLGHSIQTFSCHKNMIALISGNVSEDTQDALQRVGWETRLVEEMDCDWMDAKVGGDRNSGLFGRPLGHRIKGTHTRFHAWNYTEFSKMIYVDADYMLMSNIDELFDIPEHFAAAPCSRPGVLDPCFNAGLLVFKPDLKTYQEIMKHWRETTEKDTCPTDQELLNEFYADSGWKELPYAYNIRRIIFRPMMSFHYACCRPPKPWTSECRPSRKKASKFDGPIITVDDMALVFWKNFYELLAHYDLEDWWRSTIFSRPTQEFRSDSNSTCWRIT; this is translated from the coding sequence ATGAGCGTGGAATCGAATATGAGCAATGAAACGGAATTAACAACGCAAGAATCAAGATCACGAAAGACAATATGCATATTGCTTTGTACTCCTTTTATAATGTTCACTGTTTGTATTGCTGCCTGGAGACCCATTTTAATTCCGTATTCATACAAATTTGTGAAGATCGTCTCTTTACATATTATTAATGATAAAGAGAGAGTTTTGGCCAACGAACTGCTGCTTGCTCGAAAGGAATGGAGATCGTATCAACTGGAGAGACAATTCGGTAAACAGTGGTGCAACAAGAATAAATTTGGGTCACGAAAAGATGTAGCGTGGTTAACTGTTATGGTCAATGATGACTTTGTCGTTCCCGCTTTGGTTCTTGGTCACTCAATTCAAACATTTTCTTGTCACAAGAATATGATTGCGCTTATATCAGGAAATGTGAGTGAGGATACACAAGACGCGCTTCAAAGGGTCGGCTGGGAAACTCGTTTAGTCGAAGAAATGGATTGCGATTGGATGGATGCTAAAGTTGGTGGAGATCGAAACAGCGGACTTTTTGGAAGACCTCTAGGACACAGAATTAAGGGAACACACACAAGATTTCACGCGTGGAACTACACAGAGTTCTCCAAAATGATTTATGTTGATGCTGATTACATGCTGATGTCTAATATAGATGAACTTTTTGACATCCCGGAACACTTTGCAGCCGCGCCTTGCTCCCGACCTGGTGTTCTGGATCCTTGTTTCAATGCAGGGCTTCTGGTGTTCAAGCCAGATTTGAAAACCTATCAAGAAATCATGAAACACTGGCGGGAGACAACAGAAAAAGACACCTGCCCAACGGATCAGGAATTGCTGAATGAGTTTTATGCAGACAGTGGCTGGAAAGAACTTCCCTATGCGTACAACATCAGGCGGATAATCTTTCGGCCCATGATGTCATTCCACTATGCCTGCTGCCGACCTCCAAAGCCATGGACGTCAGAATGTCGTCCAAGTAGAAAGAAGGCGAGTAAGTTTGACGGTCCCATTATAACTGTCGATGATATGGCATTAGTTTTCTGGAAGAATTTCTATGAACTTCTTGCGCATTACGACTTGGAGGACTGGTGGAGATCTACAATTTTTTCCAGGCCAACGCAAGAGTTTAGAAGTGATTCAAATTCTACTTGCTGGAGAATTACTTGA